In Aedes albopictus strain Foshan chromosome 3, AalbF5, whole genome shotgun sequence, the following are encoded in one genomic region:
- the LOC109408772 gene encoding inner centromere protein, which yields MDDLLHKFNEIILQTFAAESRLEEEFQKSTKKLDEHVTQSISNGTPIQSKKRPKRLESMDEGGEPADETANSTSSSLHTSRASHRKNSTQVAKGREKVRSLADEMAAVAPASLVPSVQSVVEEHSSKSHQEENERRPARAARVKATQNLKEPSLMGKLRQPSITIKKERISEELRNEQQVEPMETDGENDANAINVIHEKEKEKDKDAEKRKSNDEGFGSTNEKEKESEEPPASAEMSIILIPKPIPKVEVLSDDEDAGKMPPPMMPPPPAPKTKSTRAKKADKSKVKSSSNVLPINIKKEKDADETSSSSAISSADSTLSTTSTKSSSRNRKKKTSSAPEPKKVHIKTEKLSSEGSQKTMAANSPTQSEKSVYEDALDGDAVMRPVAVALGRMPMIADGEKNQTFAMDSNGTFSVPASNGTFSVPTSNGTFVVPSPANGTFNVVKSPENAANGTFQLPGPGNSTFVMDKPKSTEEQHRALINASIMTEDNSHVEESPEKPPPKAKKPAVAKKPQTTSSKSSKKHNELFSLQSPIKTRIEAFEKAAVGSPFHSRTAAAGKNTTPSQPPRFPSKTSTTPLASQRYPASAKAPSTQTTPTAQSTLPLSKGISSSASKLAHLQKKPTLASANLPKSQSLSREPSIERGTLSSASSTTSLALDEKKKKREEKQRLAQQQREQIEKEKRENAERLMKEKEEKHRKLVQEKEDKLRADLVKKAKKMEEFEKRRHLEELNQRMLAEQKREELAKLEQQQRSEREQAELFKINQAKENYEIKLHKQMYQQKMQQQQKLQQAQILQQQQLQLKKLKPNGTTVAAQEKNLFTFDMILTDDSTDDESTSASKKSKRPPLPVWCSKEERNPTIRTQREIKLKVIDQFFSVAPMTADLREIFPSIDARKLKRNSSAVWRTPPRYSQMPKY from the exons ATGGATGATTTATTGCACAAATTCAACGAAATAATTCTGCAAACTTTTGCGGCAGAATCGCGTTTGGAAGAAGAATTCCAG AAAAGCACGAAAAAATTAGATGAGCATGTCACGCAATCCATCAGCAATGGGACGCCGATCCAAAGCAAGAAGCGTCCAAAACGGTTGGAATCCATGGACGAAGGAGGAGAACCCGCGGATGAAACGGCCAATTCGACCAGCAGTTCGTTGCATACTTCGAGGGCAAGCCACAGGAAGAACAGCACCCAGGTGGCAAAGGGACGGGAAAAGGTACGATCCCTGGCAGATGAAATGGCCGCTGTTGCGCCGGCGTCTTTGGTACCGTCCGTCCAATCGGTAGTAGAGGAGCATTCTTCCAAATCTCATCAGGAGGAAAACGAAAGGCGTCCAGCCAGGGCTGCCCGAGTCAAGGCTACGCAGAATTTGAAGGAACCAAGCTTGATGGGGAAGTTGAGACAGCCAAGCATCACCATCAAGAAGGAACGGATTTCGGAGGAACTGAGGAATGAACAACAG GTGGAGCCCATGGAAACGGATGGCGAGAACGATGCCAACGCGATTAACGTGATACACGAGAAGGAGAAGGAAAAGGACAAAGACGCGGAGAAGCGAAAATCCAACGATGAAGGTTTCGGTAGCACCAACGAGAAGGAAAAGGAAAGTGAAGAACCTCCGGCTTCGGCGGAAATGTCCATCATTCTCATACCGAAACCGATTCCGAAAGTGGAAGTCCTATCGGATGATGAGGATGCCGGCAAGATGCCACCTCCGATGATGCCTCCGCCGCCAGCCCCCAAGACGAAATCGACTCGTGCGAAGAAGGCGGATAAGTCCAAGGTCAAGAGCTCCTCGAATGTACTTCCGATTAACATTAAGAAGGAGAAAGACGCTGATGAAACTTCGTCCAGTTCGGCGATTTCGTCGGCAGATTCGACACTTTCGACCACTTCCACCAAAAGCTCCAGTCGCAATCGGAAGAAGAAAACAAGCTCCGCACCGGAACCGAAGAAGGTTCACATCAAAACGGAAAAGCTGTCCAGTGAGGGTAGTCAGAAAACGATGGCAGCAAATAGTCCCACCCAGTCGGAGAAGTCTGTCTATGAAGACGCTCTGGATGGAGACGCCGTCATGCGTCCGGTGGCTGTGGCCTTGGGTCGGATGCCAATGATTGCCGATGGGGAGAAGAATCAAACTTTCGCCATGGATTCGAATGGGACGTTCTCCGTTCCGGCATCGAATGGAACGTTCTCCGTCCCGACGTCGAACGGAACATTTGTCGTTCCCTCTCCGGCTAACGGAACATTTAATGTCGTAAAATCACCGGAAAATGCCGCAAATGGCACGTTCCAGCTTCCGGGACCTGGCAATAGCACTTTCGTTATGGACAAACCGAAGTCCACCGAGGAACAGCATCGGGCCCTTATCAATGCTAGCATAATGACCGAAGACAATTCCCACGTCGAGGAAAGTCCGGAAAAGCCCCCACCGAAGGCCAAGAAACCAGCCGTAGCCAAAAAGCCCCAAACTACTTCATCCAAATCCTCCAAGAAACACAACGAACTATTCTCCCTACAGTCCCCGATCAAAACTCGAATCGAAGCATTTGAAAAGGCCGCTGTTGGTTCTCCATTCCATTCCCGTACTGCTGCTGCCGGCAAAAACACGACTCCATCACAACCGCCTCGATTCCCGTCGAAAACATCCACCACGCCTCTGGCCTCCCAGAGGTACCCAGCTTCGGCGAAAGCACCCTCCACCCAGACCACCCCAACCGCCCAAAGTACACTTCCACTCTCCAAGGGCATCTCCTCGTCGGCTTCCAAACTTGCTCACCTCCAGAAGAAACCAACCCTCGCCTCGGCGAATCTCCCTAAATCGCAAAGCCTCTCGCGTGAACCCAGCATCGAACGGGGAACCCTGTCCTCGGCATCGTCCACCACATCTCTGGCCCTGgacgagaagaagaagaaacgtgAGGAGAAGCAACGGCTAGCTCAACAGCAACGAGAGCAGATCGAGAAGGAAAAACGCGAAAATGCCGAACGGTTGATGAAGGAAAAGGAGGAGAAGCACCGGAAACTGGTGCAGGAGAAGGAGGACAAACTGCGAGCGGATTTGGTCAAGAAGGCCAAGAAGATGGAGGAGTTCGAGAAGCGGCGACATCTGGAGGAGCTCAACCAGAGGATGCTGGCGGAGCAGAAGCGAGAGGAACTGGCCAAGTTGGAACAGCAGCAAAG GTCCGAACGGGAGCAGGCCGAGCTGTTCAAAATCAACCAGGCCAAGGAGAACTACGAAATCAAACTGCACAAGCAGATGTACCAGCAGAAGATGCAACAGCAGCAGAAACTCCAGCAGGCGCAAATCCTTCAACAGCAACAGTTGCAGTTGAAGAAGCTGAAACCGAACGGCACTACGGTGGCAGCGCAGGAGAAGAATCTCTTCACGTTCGATATGATCCTGACGGACGATTCGACCGACGACGAAAGCACTAGTGCAAGCAAGAAATCCAAACGCCCGCCGCTGCCGGTGTGGTGTTCCA